A genomic window from Litoreibacter janthinus includes:
- a CDS encoding GDP-L-fucose synthase family protein, which produces MAQLKAKRILLTGGGGMVGQNLLEAAPHLNIDHPSSKTLDLAKANDVQAYLQDTKPDLIIHAAGKVGGIQANMADPVGFLDKNLAIGRNLIMGAYEARVPEFLNLASTCIYPRAADNPLREDMVLTGELEPTNEGYAIAKIAALRLCEYIRRQRPEMQYKTLIPCNLYGPHDNFHPEKSHLLPAIIRKVHDAKQSGAGKVEIWGDGTARREFMYAGDLASAILAAAAQMSSLPDLMNTGLGHDHSINDYYQTVADVLGWHGTFTHDLSKPVGMKQKLCSTEKATAWGWTASTSLTDGITKTYDYFLENHAS; this is translated from the coding sequence ATGGCGCAGCTAAAAGCAAAGCGGATTCTGCTGACGGGTGGTGGCGGTATGGTTGGGCAAAACCTTCTAGAAGCTGCCCCGCACCTGAACATTGACCATCCGTCCAGCAAAACGCTTGATCTGGCCAAAGCCAACGACGTTCAGGCCTATCTGCAGGACACCAAGCCAGACTTGATTATTCATGCTGCGGGCAAAGTCGGCGGCATTCAGGCAAATATGGCAGATCCTGTAGGGTTTCTGGACAAGAACCTTGCGATCGGGCGAAACCTGATCATGGGCGCATATGAAGCAAGGGTGCCGGAGTTTCTGAACCTGGCGTCGACCTGCATCTACCCACGAGCTGCGGACAACCCGCTGCGGGAAGACATGGTTCTCACTGGCGAGCTAGAGCCAACCAACGAAGGCTATGCGATCGCCAAAATTGCAGCCCTCCGTCTGTGTGAGTATATCCGCCGCCAGCGACCCGAGATGCAATACAAGACACTCATCCCCTGCAATCTCTACGGCCCTCACGACAACTTTCATCCCGAAAAATCCCACTTGCTCCCTGCGATCATTCGCAAGGTTCACGACGCAAAGCAAAGTGGCGCCGGCAAAGTGGAGATTTGGGGCGATGGCACAGCGCGACGCGAATTCATGTATGCGGGCGATCTAGCGAGCGCCATTCTTGCTGCTGCGGCACAGATGTCATCCCTTCCTGATCTGATGAACACGGGGCTAGGGCATGACCATTCAATCAATGATTACTATCAAACCGTAGCTGATGTTCTGGGATGGCACGGAACTTTCACGCATGATTTGTCCAAGCCAGTTGGTATGAAGCAAAAACTTTGCTCGACCGAAAAAGCCACCGCATGGGGATGGACCGCGTCAACATCGCTTACGGATGGAATTACCAAAACCTACGACTATTTTCTGGAGAACCACGCATCATGA
- a CDS encoding DegT/DnrJ/EryC1/StrS family aminotransferase, translated as MSFKFPLATSSWDQAEQDALQRVIASDRYSMGSEVETFERQFAKHFGSSYAVMVNSGSSANLLMVAALFYSQNPELSLKAGDEVIVPAVSWSTTYFPLQQYGLKLKFVDIDAETLNYDLEALADAVTDKTRALMVVNLLGNPNDFDRINSIIAGRGIVMIEDNCESMGATFNGKQAGTFGVMGSFSSFFSHHISTMEGGLVVTDDEALYHIMLSLRAHGWTRNLPKENTLTGTKSDDPFEESFKFVLPGYNLRPLEMSGALGQAQLLKLPSLIDGRRSNAAAFQQKMQNHPLFTIQKETGQSSWFGFSLVMKESANVSRKQAISALTDAGFECRPIVTGNFAKNEVLKYFDYEVHQQLANADYIDQNGLFIGNHHYPIQDAFDVLAEVTV; from the coding sequence ATGAGCTTTAAATTTCCGCTCGCAACGTCGTCTTGGGACCAAGCCGAACAAGATGCGTTGCAGCGCGTAATCGCATCGGATCGCTACTCCATGGGCAGCGAGGTCGAAACCTTTGAGCGCCAGTTCGCGAAACATTTCGGTTCAAGCTATGCTGTAATGGTCAACTCGGGCTCATCCGCCAACCTGCTTATGGTCGCCGCGTTATTCTATTCGCAGAACCCAGAGCTGAGCCTGAAGGCAGGGGACGAGGTGATTGTTCCTGCAGTCTCTTGGAGCACGACATACTTCCCGCTTCAGCAATACGGCTTGAAGCTGAAATTCGTCGATATAGACGCTGAAACCTTGAACTACGACCTTGAGGCTTTGGCCGATGCCGTGACCGACAAGACACGCGCACTGATGGTGGTGAACTTGCTTGGCAATCCGAACGACTTTGACCGGATCAACAGCATCATTGCTGGCCGAGGGATTGTCATGATTGAAGACAATTGCGAGTCGATGGGTGCAACCTTCAACGGCAAACAAGCCGGCACCTTCGGAGTGATGGGAAGTTTCTCGTCTTTCTTCTCGCACCACATCTCGACCATGGAAGGCGGCCTCGTAGTCACCGACGACGAAGCACTTTACCACATCATGCTTTCCCTCCGCGCGCATGGCTGGACACGAAACCTTCCCAAAGAGAACACTTTGACGGGGACGAAAAGCGATGATCCTTTCGAGGAATCGTTCAAGTTTGTTCTTCCAGGATACAACCTCAGACCACTGGAAATGTCAGGCGCGCTTGGACAGGCGCAATTGCTAAAGTTGCCTTCGCTGATCGACGGGCGGCGCAGCAATGCCGCGGCCTTCCAGCAGAAAATGCAGAACCATCCCCTGTTTACGATCCAGAAAGAAACTGGACAAAGCAGTTGGTTTGGTTTCAGCTTGGTGATGAAGGAAAGCGCGAACGTGTCGCGCAAACAAGCGATCTCGGCGCTGACCGACGCTGGCTTCGAGTGTCGGCCAATCGTGACGGGCAACTTTGCCAAGAACGAAGTTCTGAAATACTTCGACTACGAAGTTCACCAGCAACTGGCAAATGCCGACTACATTGACCAAAACGGTTTGTTTATCGGGAACCACCACTATCCGATCCAAGATGCGTTTGATGTTCTGGCAGAGGTGACAGTTTAA